A stretch of Triticum aestivum cultivar Chinese Spring chromosome 1D, IWGSC CS RefSeq v2.1, whole genome shotgun sequence DNA encodes these proteins:
- the LOC123159674 gene encoding RING-H2 finger protein ATL74-like — protein MGRLDSEAPTSSIIAAGLTALHDHAHGHGGGAAAPTSAGSAFDTNVVIILAALFFALLFAIGLNSLARCALRHVGRGAAVAAGEGGATARAAFNGSGIKRRVLRSLPVEVYGSGEVIDDVCAICLGEFVDGEKVRVLPECCHGFHVRCVDAWLVSHSSCPTCRRPVIEDSLAKGGEANAAVENNTITVVIV, from the coding sequence ATGGGTCGTCTTGATTCGGAGGCGCCGACGTCGAGCATCATCGCCGCGGGGCTGACTGCTCTCCACGACCACGCCCACGGACacgggggaggcgcggcggcgccgaCGAGTGCAGGCTCGGCCTTCgacaccaacgtggtgatcatcctTGCCGCGCTCTTCTTCGCGCTGCTCTTCGCCATCGGGCTCAACTCGCTGGCGCGGTGCGCGCTGCGGCACGTGGGCCGCGGAGCCGCGGTCGCCGCCGGCGAGGGCGGGGCGACGGCTCGGGCGGCCTTCAACGGCAGCGGCATCAAGAGGCGCGTGCTGAGGAGCCTCCCCGTGGAAGTGTACGGATCCGGGGAGGTCATCGACGACGTGTGCGCCATATGCCTCGGCGAGTTCGTCGACGGCGAGAAGGTGCGCGTGCTGCCGGAGTGCTGCCACGGGTTCCACGTCCGGTGCGTCGACGCATGGCTGGTGTCCCACAGCTCGTGTCCGACGTGCAGGCGGCCGGTGATCGAGGACTCTCTCGCGAAGGGCGGCGAAGCCAATGCCGCCGTAGAGAACAACACGATCACAGTGGTCATCGTTTGA